Proteins encoded in a region of the Rutidosis leptorrhynchoides isolate AG116_Rl617_1_P2 chromosome 9, CSIRO_AGI_Rlap_v1, whole genome shotgun sequence genome:
- the LOC139868785 gene encoding F-box protein At2g35280-like: MDVNVSQLNILEALPQDMLVEILSRVGQDSSDHLFRCKRVCKDFLKQSQHPLVYKRISLDTLWPLLWADHPKLVSMILRCFILENPNALFRYGLRGYFDGNYIDVGLRLLNKASNMKLMEACYVYGLVMFTSNQIEDKDIGFQILDRTFPPLSVPDVVVVVRTKVLGLVGRLWRLNHHPFDDVAMCCPIKGHNGYSNSWVGNSMANTGMHVLFLVI; the protein is encoded by the coding sequence atggatgttaacGTTAGTCAACTGAACATTCTGGAAGCTCTTCCACAAGATATGCTTGTGGAGATCTTATCTAGAGTTGGTCAAGATTCATCCGACCATTTATTCAGATGCAAGAGGGTTTGCAAAGATTTTTTGAAGCAGTCGCAACAtcctttggtttataaaaggatttctctTGATACGTTGTGGCCTTTATTATGGGCAGATCACCCTAAGTTAGTCAGTATGATCCTTCGATGTTTTATTTTAGAAAACCCTAATGCGCTTTTTCGCTATGGTTTGAGGGGTTATTTCGATGGTAATTACATAGATGTAGGGCTTCGTTTATTAAATAAAGCTTCGAACATGAAACTTATGGAGGCATGTTATGTTTATGGTTTGGTCATGTTCACCTCTAACCAAATAGAGGACAAGGACATCGGATTCCAAATTCTTGATCGAACATTCCCACCATTGTCAGTGCCGGATGTGGTGGTTGTGGTGAGAACAAAGGTTTTAGGTTTGGTGGGGAGGTTATGGAGACTCAACCACCATCCTTTTGATGACGTGGCAATGTGCTGTCCTATCAAGGGCCACAATGGTTACTCCAATTCATGGGTGGGAAACTCAATGGCCAATACCGGAATGCATGTCTTGTTTTTGGTCATATGA
- the LOC139868786 gene encoding uncharacterized protein, translated as MKNWRARIKEVYFDPSLSMEVQLNSPPEELTKIYWRRLLEYWSIESVMVMTDKNKANRANKKLMQTSLGKEPTRADIFKKCFTNGSADSEAATVLKQMKEITDKLVDGETDTPGPYDVFSQGVVPGRSAVRKENAQLKSDKAELIDENSRLKAQLARNNNGSGVQNEGLGVQYNGSVVKRLKVRDEVYVKSVTNNKVEKERLVSMDPTTVILQTELGAGWCEVELQVAIERNEVLFRPFEHMRYIHDVISTSIAWPTTLIEVADFDE; from the exons ATGAAAAATTGGAGGGCGAGAATAAAGGAAGTCTACTTTGATCCGTCTTTATCAATGGAGGTTCAATTGAATTCACCACCGGAAGAACTGACCAAAATATATTGGAGAAGACTTCTTGAATATTGGAGTATAGAAAGTGTGATG gTGATGACCGACAAAAATAAAGCCAATAGGGCTAACAAGAAGTTGATGCAA ACGAGTTTGGGAAAAGAACCTACTCGGGCCGATATATTTAAGAAATGTTTTACAAATGGAAGTGCTGATAGTGAAGCTGCAACTGTACTC AAACAAATGAAAGAAATTACGGACAAACTTGTGGACGGTGAAACTGATACACCTGGACCATACGATGTTTTTTCCCAG GGCGTAGTACCTGGTAGATCAGCCGTTCGTAAGGAGAATGCTCAACTCAAGTCTGATAAGGCAGAACTTATTGATGAAAATTCAAGGTTAAAAGCCCAGTTGGCTCGGAATAATAATGGTTCTGGTGTTCAGAATGAAGGTTTGGGTGTTCAGTATAATGGTTCGGTTGTTAAACGTTTAAAG GTGAGAGATGAAGTGTATGTGAAAAGCGTTACAAACAACAAGGTAGAAAAAGAAAGGTTGGTAAGCATGGATCCAACTACAGTTATTTTGCAGACAGAACTTGGAGCTGGTTGGTGTGAGGTAGAGCTTCAAGTGGCCATCGAAAGAAATGAAGTTTTGTTTAGGCCATTTGAGCATATGAGATACATTCATGACGTCATTTCTACATCTATTGCTTGGCCTACTACGTTGATCGAG GTGGCAGATTTTGATGAGTGA